GCAGCGGCTTGACGGCCGCCAGGTCCGGCGCTTCGCCCAGCAGGGCCGGCCAGTCCCGGAACACGCTGGCGGCATGTTCGGTCAGGGATTCCGCCAGGCCCAGCGCATGGCGCGCCATGCGTTGGGCGGGCGGCGCGTCGATACCGGCGGCGGTCTCCACCGCTCTCAATCCGGCCAATCCTTGCGCCGTGCCGCACAGGGAATACAGGGTGGGAAGAAAGGCCAGGACCTGCTCGGGCTTGCGGCCCGTCAGCCCGTCCGAGGCGCGGACGAGACGGTCAGAGCCGATTTCCACCCGCTCGACGCGGCCCTGTCGGGAAAGGTGAAGGGTGATGGCAAGGCTGGACTCGGGCGGCAGCATCAGGCCTGTCCGGCGGCCAGAACCTCGGTGAGATAGGCCAGCGCCTCGGCGGCCATCTCGGGATCGACCTTCTCGGCGGCGAAATTGCCGCCGGGGCCGAGAATGACGTAATCGCCCACCGTCACCTCTTCGTCCAGCATCATCAGGCTGGTGGTGCGGACGGCCCCGAACGCCTCGACCGTGGCGACACCGTTATGGATGGCGGTGATCAGGGACGGCACGGCCATGCACATGGTCTTAGGCTGCCTTCCTGCCGACCGCAAAGCCGATGGCGGCCAGTTCGCCCACGATCCGATCCACCAGTTCCGGCAGGCTGGCGGCCACGGTGGGCGTGGGCTCCATGGACAGATCGAAGGACAGGGGTTCGACGCCGTACAAGATGATGTGTTTGGGCATCAGCCCATGGAAATTGAGCGCGCCCAGCATGTCGGACAGGCCGACCTGATGGGGCGAGATGCGGGTCTTGAAGAAGGCGGGGATCTGGTCGCCGATCAGCCGGGTGATGGTGCCCGGCTCCTTCTTGGCGCGCATGCAGTCGGCGATGATCAGGTAATCGGCCTCGGACACCTGATCCAGGCAGTCCATGCCCGAGGTTCCTCCATCGATAACCTCGATTTCGGCTGGCAGATCGTAGAGTTCCTCCAGGCGGGTGACGGCGTGAACGCCGATTCCTTCGTCGGAGAGCAGAATATTGCCGACGCCGAGAACAACGATGCGCATGGGCTTCCTCGAGACAAAAAGATCCCCTCCCGCCGGTC
The nucleotide sequence above comes from Paramagnetospirillum magnetotacticum MS-1. Encoded proteins:
- a CDS encoding HypC/HybG/HupF family hydrogenase formation chaperone, whose amino-acid sequence is MAVPSLITAIHNGVATVEAFGAVRTTSLMMLDEEVTVGDYVILGPGGNFAAEKVDPEMAAEALAYLTEVLAAGQA
- a CDS encoding HyaD/HybD family hydrogenase maturation endopeptidase, which gives rise to MRIVVLGVGNILLSDEGIGVHAVTRLEELYDLPAEIEVIDGGTSGMDCLDQVSEADYLIIADCMRAKKEPGTITRLIGDQIPAFFKTRISPHQVGLSDMLGALNFHGLMPKHIILYGVEPLSFDLSMEPTPTVAASLPELVDRIVGELAAIGFAVGRKAA